The following are encoded together in the Cheilinus undulatus linkage group 3, ASM1832078v1, whole genome shotgun sequence genome:
- the manbal gene encoding protein MANBAL gives MSAELDLSPPEVPEPTFLESLLRYGLFLGAIFQLICILAVILPTSKGHEQDETESTDGKVTEQMKKTKGPAPQIRQKPKKESKKKR, from the exons ATGTCTGCAGAACTGGACCTGTCTCCTCCAGAGGTCCCTGAGCCCACCTTCCTTGAGAGTCTGTTGCGCTATGGGCTCTTTCTGGGTGCTATATTTCAGCTTATCTGCATCCTGGCTGTCATCTTACCCACATCCAAAGGACATGAGCAG GATGAAACGGAGTCCACTGATGGAAAAGTCACAGAACAGATGAAGAAAACGAAAGGACCAGCACCACAGATTCGACAGAAACCaaagaaagagagcaaaaaGAAGCGATAG